In Acinetobacter sp. TGL-Y2, a genomic segment contains:
- a CDS encoding DUF4198 domain-containing protein, with the protein MNTFKTLLFCTAAALCTTISHAHYPYVAPLSFQTFNNHTAIVAGFYDNPFAPEVAIKNFDFHFHTPNGEKIYIKDQAWLKTQTLSAYSLENKMDGTYRIRGEKQGSTAKFALDTGKWKALVNAKPKEAQSSNANVLYASQLKKNTQVKSVETLEIIESFLSRRQTSDHVIKHIHGGFDMQFLTHPNAIKVNQPVSFKVLDDQHGVANLKVELLAQTYDFSRKEKVYKILTTAVDGTLNFRILDKGQYLLKLDYQQPFEFKTDNLKRYKYTLAFNVVD; encoded by the coding sequence ATGAATACTTTTAAAACCCTTCTTTTTTGTACGGCAGCCGCATTATGCACGACCATTTCCCATGCACATTATCCCTATGTGGCACCTTTAAGTTTTCAAACCTTCAATAATCACACGGCAATTGTTGCAGGCTTTTATGACAATCCATTTGCACCAGAAGTGGCGATAAAAAATTTTGATTTTCATTTTCATACGCCTAATGGTGAAAAGATTTATATCAAAGATCAAGCCTGGTTAAAAACCCAAACTTTGAGTGCGTATAGTCTTGAAAATAAGATGGATGGTACTTATCGTATTCGCGGTGAAAAACAAGGCAGTACAGCCAAATTTGCATTGGACACAGGGAAGTGGAAAGCACTGGTCAATGCTAAACCGAAAGAAGCTCAAAGCTCAAATGCCAATGTCCTTTATGCATCTCAGCTGAAAAAAAATACCCAAGTCAAAAGCGTTGAAACTTTAGAAATTATTGAAAGCTTTTTATCGCGTCGCCAAACCTCCGACCATGTGATTAAGCACATTCATGGCGGTTTCGATATGCAGTTTTTGACTCACCCCAATGCGATTAAGGTCAATCAGCCTGTGTCATTCAAGGTTCTGGATGATCAACACGGCGTGGCAAATCTTAAAGTTGAGCTGTTAGCACAGACTTACGATTTTAGCCGTAAGGAAAAAGTCTATAAAATCCTCACTACAGCTGTAGATGGAACACTGAATTTTAGGATACTAGATAAGGGTCAGTATTTGCTGAAACTGGATTATCAGCAGCCATTTGAGTTTAAAACAGATAATTTAAAACGTTATAAATATACTTTGGCATTCAATGTAGTTGATTGA
- a CDS encoding PaaI family thioesterase, translating into MNPKEMTGLQLLQAMAAGHIPPASISETIPMKPTQIESGQVTFEVQADQRHLNPLGGVHGGFAATVLDTVTGCAIHTVLEAGVGYGTIDLNIKMCRPIPKDKPLTAIGAVINTSKNLAISEGKIIDEQGKLYAHATATCMIIRG; encoded by the coding sequence ATGAATCCAAAAGAAATGACAGGACTACAACTTCTCCAAGCAATGGCTGCAGGTCATATTCCTCCTGCGAGTATTAGCGAAACTATTCCAATGAAACCGACTCAAATTGAAAGTGGTCAAGTGACATTCGAAGTTCAAGCGGATCAGCGCCATCTTAATCCTTTAGGCGGTGTACATGGGGGTTTTGCAGCGACCGTACTTGATACGGTGACAGGCTGCGCAATTCATACTGTATTAGAGGCAGGTGTTGGCTACGGCACCATCGATCTGAACATTAAAATGTGTCGCCCTATTCCTAAAGATAAGCCCCTCACAGCGATAGGTGCCGTGATCAATACCAGTAAAAATTTAGCTATTTCTGAAGGTAAAATTATTGATGAACAAGGCAAACTTTATGCACACGCCACCGCGACTTGCATGATTATTCGTGGGTAA
- a CDS encoding pyridoxal phosphate-dependent aminotransferase, whose translation MDVRLSDRVNAIKPSPTLAVTNKAAELKAAGKNVIGLGAGEPDFDTPQHIKDAAIAAINNGFTKYTAVDGTPSLKKAIIAKFKRDNNLDYAANQILVSCGGKQSFFNLALALLNKGDEVIIPAPFWVSYPDMVIIAEGMPVIVKCGEEQRFKITPAQLESAITDKTRLVVLNSPSNPTGMIYTKAELEALAEVLRKYPEVYIASDDMYEPIRWDDEFYNIATVAPDLYDRTIVLNGVSKAYAMTGWRIGYAAGPAKLIGAMKKIQSQSTSNPTSISQVAAEAALNGPQDVLEPMIEAFKRRHDLVVNGLNEINGISCLPADGAFYAYANIRPLIRAKGLKSCTEFSEWLLEETGVAVVPGDAFGLGGFMRISYATADEVLVDALARIKKAADSIEGVDAAIASIAAEK comes from the coding sequence GTGGACGTACGTCTCTCTGATCGTGTCAATGCCATCAAACCGTCCCCTACACTTGCCGTTACCAATAAAGCTGCTGAACTCAAAGCCGCTGGCAAAAATGTTATTGGTCTTGGCGCAGGTGAACCGGATTTCGATACTCCGCAACACATCAAAGATGCAGCAATTGCAGCAATTAACAATGGTTTTACCAAATATACAGCTGTGGACGGTACGCCAAGTCTTAAAAAAGCAATCATTGCTAAGTTCAAGCGTGACAATAACCTTGACTATGCAGCAAACCAAATTCTGGTTTCTTGTGGTGGTAAACAATCATTCTTTAACCTTGCTCTAGCATTATTGAACAAAGGTGATGAAGTGATCATCCCTGCACCTTTTTGGGTAAGCTATCCAGATATGGTGATCATCGCTGAAGGCATGCCTGTCATTGTAAAGTGTGGTGAAGAACAACGTTTCAAAATCACACCTGCTCAATTAGAATCAGCGATTACTGACAAAACACGTTTAGTGGTACTCAACAGCCCTTCTAACCCTACAGGTATGATCTACACCAAAGCTGAACTTGAAGCTTTGGCTGAAGTTCTTCGTAAATACCCAGAAGTGTATATCGCATCTGACGATATGTACGAACCAATCCGTTGGGATGATGAGTTTTATAACATTGCAACTGTAGCACCTGACCTTTATGACCGTACCATCGTGCTGAATGGTGTGTCTAAAGCTTATGCGATGACTGGCTGGCGTATTGGCTATGCAGCGGGTCCTGCTAAGCTGATTGGGGCAATGAAAAAAATCCAATCTCAATCGACTTCAAACCCAACGTCTATTTCGCAAGTTGCTGCTGAAGCTGCATTGAATGGTCCTCAAGATGTGCTTGAGCCTATGATTGAAGCATTCAAACGTCGTCATGACTTGGTTGTGAATGGCTTAAATGAAATCAATGGTATCTCTTGCTTACCTGCGGATGGTGCATTCTATGCATACGCAAACATCCGCCCATTGATTCGTGCGAAAGGCTTAAAATCTTGCACAGAATTCTCTGAATGGTTATTGGAAGAAACTGGTGTTGCCGTTGTTCCTGGTGATGCATTTGGTCTAGGCGGTTTCATGCGTATCTCTTATGCAACTGCGGATGAAGTTCTTGTTGATGCACTAGCACGTATCAAGAAAGCGGCTGATTCAATTGAGGGCGTAGATGCTGCGATTGCATCTATTGCTGCTGAAAAATAA
- a CDS encoding IS5 family transposase (programmed frameshift): MSRRVITDEIWNQIQQTMQFYGCYRSRNSKNIMEAILWKLRTGAPWRDVPEDLCPWQTAYNRFNRWANKGLLGEFVFKLRGVLDKEWVFIDGSYIRAHQHASGARHGEESAIGKSRGGATTKIHLAVDASGYPIDFEITGGEVHDSQVASQLIELVGEAEYLIADKGYDSENIREVARNHHMIPIIPRKSNSKKVNVEFDHYLYGLRHLVENAFARLKHFRGIATRFEKLARNYKSMLFLACSFIWCKSK, translated from the exons ATGTCACGTAGAGTCATCACAGACGAAATTTGGAATCAAATCCAACAAACTATGCAATTTTATGGCTGTTATCGTTCACGTAATAGTAAGAATATTATGGAAGCCATCCTATGGAAGCTTCGCACTGGTGCTCCTTGGCGTGATGTTCCTGAAGATCTTTGCCCATGGCAAACGGCTTACAACCGGTTTAATCGTTGGGCGAACAAAGGGCTCT TGGGAGAATTTGTTTTTAAATTACGAGGCGTATTGGATAAAGAATGGGTATTCATTGACGGAAGCTATATCCGCGCGCATCAGCATGCAAGTGGAGCTCGGCATGGTGAAGAAAGCGCAATTGGAAAATCAAGAGGTGGAGCGACTACAAAAATTCACCTTGCCGTCGATGCGAGTGGATATCCGATTGATTTTGAAATCACTGGCGGTGAAGTCCACGACAGTCAAGTTGCAAGCCAATTAATTGAATTGGTGGGTGAAGCAGAGTATTTGATTGCAGACAAAGGCTATGATTCAGAGAATATCCGGGAAGTTGCTCGAAATCATCATATGATTCCGATCATTCCAAGAAAATCTAATAGTAAGAAAGTAAACGTTGAATTTGATCATTATCTTTATGGATTAAGACATCTCGTTGAAAATGCGTTTGCTCGCTTAAAACATTTCCGGGGTATTGCCACTCGTTTTGAAAAGTTAGCTCGTAATTACAAGTCAATGTTATTTTTGGCTTGCTCATTCATTTGGTGTAAATCCAAATGA
- the dusB gene encoding tRNA dihydrouridine synthase DusB produces MFDKSKPTPIWVAPMAGVTDRPFRTLCKYFGAGHAVSEMMTADQTLRMSKKSLYRANFDGELAPISAQIAGSDPLELAQAARYQVSNGAQIVDINMGCPAKKVCNKLAGSALLKDEDLVARILDAVVHAVDVPVTLKTRLGYLNGQENILRVAKRAEEAGIAALALHGRTREDMYLNTARYDLIKAVKNSIGIPVIANGDIDSPEKAKFVLEHTGADAVMIGRAAQGRPWIFREISHYLNTGEHLAAPSILEVKDVLLGHLSELYEFYGEYSGCRIARKHIAWYTKGLRSSNEFRQNMYKVENTVDQAKVVEAYFDLLLDQGLIMSDVQTEQFNLLDV; encoded by the coding sequence TTGTTTGATAAATCAAAGCCTACGCCTATTTGGGTCGCTCCGATGGCAGGCGTAACGGATCGTCCGTTTAGAACTCTGTGCAAATACTTTGGTGCCGGTCATGCAGTCAGTGAAATGATGACAGCTGATCAAACCTTGCGTATGAGTAAAAAAAGTTTGTATCGTGCAAATTTTGATGGTGAACTTGCACCAATTTCTGCACAAATTGCAGGTTCAGATCCATTAGAATTGGCGCAAGCAGCGCGCTATCAGGTGTCGAACGGCGCTCAAATTGTCGATATCAATATGGGCTGTCCTGCCAAGAAAGTCTGCAATAAGTTGGCGGGCTCGGCACTGCTCAAAGACGAAGATTTGGTCGCTCGAATTTTAGATGCAGTCGTTCACGCCGTGGATGTACCCGTGACCCTCAAAACGCGTTTGGGTTATTTAAATGGTCAGGAAAACATTTTACGTGTGGCAAAGCGTGCAGAAGAAGCGGGTATTGCAGCCTTGGCTTTGCATGGTCGTACACGTGAAGATATGTATTTAAATACAGCACGATATGATCTGATTAAAGCAGTTAAAAATAGTATTGGAATTCCAGTCATCGCAAATGGTGATATTGATAGTCCTGAAAAAGCCAAATTTGTTTTGGAACATACGGGCGCAGATGCAGTGATGATCGGACGCGCGGCGCAAGGTCGCCCTTGGATTTTTAGAGAAATATCGCATTATCTAAATACTGGCGAGCATTTAGCAGCACCTTCCATTTTAGAAGTGAAAGATGTGCTTTTGGGACATTTATCAGAATTATATGAATTCTATGGTGAATACTCAGGATGTCGAATTGCGAGAAAACATATTGCTTGGTATACCAAAGGTTTGCGCTCAAGCAATGAGTTTCGCCAAAACATGTACAAAGTTGAAAATACTGTAGATCAAGCCAAAGTGGTTGAAGCTTATTTTGACTTATTGCTTGATCAAGGCTTGATTATGAGTGATGTACAAACTGAGCAATTTAATTTACTGGACGTGTAA
- a CDS encoding NAD(P)H-dependent flavin oxidoreductase has protein sequence MTLLEQLAIQHPLFLAPMAGVSTAKLAAEVSNQGGLGSLGLGAASLASAKQQILETKALTNRPFQVNFFCHQSSLQDTPRNRTWIEHLKPQFEKFGAELPHDLDCIYPSFLDNDDYLNLVLDTQPKAVSFHFGIPHERQIKALKDAGIITMVSATNLAEAREIEAAGIDIIIAQGIEAGGHRGIFNENIDSGIKTADLVKLLAAHCSLPIVAAGGVMNGFQAQYLLNLGAAAVQLGTAFVQCKSSSANAAYRTALLSKPITQITSSISGRPARGIINAWAKSVDLPERVEVAPYPYAYDLGKQLNAAALKQGNSEYGAFWAGSNVIQVRELEATDLMNQLILEMNQYDE, from the coding sequence ATGACTTTATTAGAACAACTTGCGATTCAGCACCCTCTTTTTCTTGCGCCAATGGCGGGCGTTTCTACAGCAAAGCTGGCTGCTGAAGTTTCAAATCAAGGTGGTCTAGGCTCGCTAGGTTTAGGTGCAGCCTCACTGGCTTCAGCAAAACAACAAATTTTGGAGACCAAGGCTTTAACCAATCGACCTTTTCAAGTCAATTTCTTCTGTCATCAATCCTCCCTGCAAGATACACCGCGTAATCGAACATGGATTGAACATTTAAAACCCCAATTTGAAAAATTCGGCGCAGAATTACCGCACGATTTAGACTGTATTTATCCAAGTTTTTTAGACAATGATGATTATTTAAATCTAGTTCTAGATACTCAGCCCAAAGCGGTCAGTTTTCATTTTGGTATTCCACATGAGCGTCAAATTAAAGCCCTCAAAGATGCAGGAATTATAACCATGGTCTCTGCAACCAATCTTGCAGAAGCCAGAGAAATAGAGGCCGCAGGCATTGATATTATTATTGCGCAAGGCATTGAAGCCGGCGGACATCGTGGTATTTTCAATGAAAACATAGACAGTGGGATCAAAACAGCAGACTTGGTTAAATTGCTTGCAGCCCATTGTTCACTGCCTATCGTTGCGGCAGGTGGCGTGATGAATGGCTTCCAAGCGCAGTATCTACTCAATTTAGGCGCAGCTGCGGTGCAGCTTGGTACGGCATTTGTGCAATGCAAATCTTCGAGTGCCAATGCTGCCTATCGTACGGCTTTACTCAGTAAACCCATTACACAAATTACTTCCAGTATATCTGGGCGTCCTGCGCGCGGGATTATCAATGCTTGGGCAAAATCTGTCGATTTACCAGAACGTGTAGAAGTTGCACCTTATCCTTATGCATATGATCTAGGCAAACAGCTAAATGCTGCTGCATTGAAACAAGGCAATTCAGAATATGGCGCATTTTGGGCTGGCAGTAACGTCATTCAAGTTCGAGAACTTGAAGCAACAGACCTGATGAATCAGTTGATTTTAGAAATGAATCAATATGACGAATGA
- a CDS encoding putative DNA modification/repair radical SAM protein, giving the protein MSDRIREKLQILADAAKYDVSCSSSGSNRKNKDKGLGNTGAGICHSYTEDGRCVSLLKILFSNVCIFDCSYCVSRRSNDVKRAAFTVQEVVDLTINFYRRNYIEGLFLSSGIFKSADYTMERMLQVVKKLRLEENFNGYIHLKTIPGASEEIIHEAGLYVDRMSINLEMPTEDGLKKFAPEKSHAEVQKDLGIVRDRLIQLTDERKLIKSVPKFVPAGQTTQMVVGAHQETDQDVILMADRHYKDYKLKRVYYSGYIPINDEEKALPAVGSAPPLLRENRLYQSDWLMRFYGFDATEIVDDQHPNLDLDIDPKLSWALRHPDQFPIDINRADYRMILRVPGIGVRSAKKIVQARRFGAIHIDQLKRMGVAYNRAQHFIRCQDTPQFVKERLPSQIRQQILQGGQSKYQKQLSPQLGFGF; this is encoded by the coding sequence ATGTCAGATCGTATCCGTGAAAAGTTACAAATCTTAGCTGATGCTGCCAAGTATGATGTTTCATGTTCTTCAAGTGGTAGTAATCGAAAAAACAAAGACAAGGGACTGGGCAATACAGGCGCCGGGATTTGTCACAGCTATACTGAAGACGGGCGCTGTGTCTCGCTACTTAAAATCTTATTTTCAAATGTCTGTATTTTTGATTGCTCATATTGCGTTTCACGGCGCTCAAATGATGTAAAACGTGCGGCGTTTACGGTGCAAGAAGTGGTCGATTTGACCATTAATTTTTATCGTCGAAATTATATTGAAGGGCTATTTCTCAGTTCAGGGATTTTTAAGTCTGCGGATTACACCATGGAACGTATGCTTCAAGTCGTGAAAAAGCTGCGTCTTGAAGAAAACTTTAATGGTTATATCCATCTTAAGACCATTCCAGGTGCTTCAGAAGAAATTATTCATGAAGCGGGGCTGTATGTAGATCGGATGAGTATTAATTTAGAAATGCCCACGGAAGATGGGTTGAAGAAATTCGCTCCAGAAAAATCTCATGCCGAAGTGCAAAAAGACTTGGGCATTGTACGAGATCGTTTGATTCAATTGACCGATGAGCGCAAGTTAATCAAGTCTGTGCCTAAGTTTGTTCCAGCAGGGCAAACCACACAAATGGTGGTGGGCGCCCATCAAGAAACCGATCAAGATGTGATTTTAATGGCAGATCGACATTATAAGGATTATAAACTTAAGCGGGTATATTATTCGGGTTATATCCCGATTAATGATGAAGAAAAAGCCTTACCCGCAGTTGGGTCAGCGCCGCCCTTGTTGCGTGAAAATCGCTTGTATCAGTCCGATTGGCTGATGCGTTTTTATGGCTTTGATGCGACAGAAATTGTCGATGATCAGCATCCCAACTTAGACTTAGACATAGACCCTAAACTGAGTTGGGCACTACGCCATCCAGATCAATTCCCTATAGATATTAACCGCGCGGATTATCGGATGATTTTGCGTGTGCCGGGTATTGGGGTGCGCTCTGCCAAGAAAATTGTTCAGGCACGTCGTTTTGGTGCGATTCATATTGATCAATTGAAGCGTATGGGTGTGGCTTACAATCGAGCGCAGCATTTTATTCGCTGTCAGGACACCCCGCAATTTGTTAAAGAGCGCTTGCCCAGTCAAATTCGACAGCAAATCTTGCAAGGTGGGCAGTCTAAATATCAAAAACAACTGTCACCTCAGTTGGGCTTTGGTTTCTAA
- a CDS encoding TIGR03915 family putative DNA repair protein — MAQYVFDGSMTGLLSCVYRAFQFKEFDVRVVTPNHIQHALFDESIDVQSNEEQAQRVWQGLKQKVSSSGIRNFYYTFLSEQIDAFQSLFDFSLYVFQSSRPVDKDYGHQDVLALAQWAKQVGREKHRMEAFVRFKKCQDGLFLSLVRPDFNVLPLIERHFKSRYQDQKWLIYDEKRKFGIYYDLDLVHQIQMNAYEVDAQLAIGASQSFSIELDDEEVLYDQLWKDYFNSVNIQARKNMKLHIQYVPKRYWRYMNEKEV; from the coding sequence ATGGCACAGTATGTTTTTGATGGCAGCATGACAGGCTTGCTTAGCTGTGTGTATCGCGCTTTTCAATTTAAAGAGTTTGATGTTCGAGTAGTGACCCCCAATCACATTCAACATGCCTTGTTTGATGAAAGTATCGATGTACAGTCTAATGAGGAGCAAGCGCAGCGCGTGTGGCAAGGCCTAAAGCAGAAAGTGTCGAGCAGTGGTATTCGCAACTTTTATTACACGTTTTTGTCCGAGCAAATAGATGCATTTCAATCGCTTTTCGATTTTAGTCTTTATGTATTTCAATCGAGCAGACCTGTCGATAAAGACTATGGGCATCAGGATGTTTTGGCTTTGGCGCAGTGGGCAAAGCAAGTCGGTCGTGAAAAACATCGTATGGAAGCTTTTGTACGTTTCAAAAAGTGTCAGGATGGTTTGTTTTTGAGTTTAGTTCGACCCGATTTTAATGTTTTACCGCTCATTGAGCGACATTTTAAAAGTCGTTATCAAGATCAAAAATGGTTGATCTATGATGAAAAGCGAAAATTTGGTATCTATTATGATTTAGATCTAGTCCATCAAATTCAAATGAATGCTTATGAAGTCGATGCACAACTTGCAATTGGCGCAAGCCAAAGCTTTAGCATTGAGCTGGATGATGAAGAAGTACTGTATGACCAGCTTTGGAAAGATTATTTTAATAGCGTAAATATCCAAGCCCGTAAAAATATGAAGTTACATATACAATATGTGCCGAAACGTTATTGGCGCTATATGAATGAAAAGGAGGTTTAA
- a CDS encoding dicarboxylate/amino acid:cation symporter, which translates to MDIQVDEQSQQPPKKQKFYQILYVQVIFAIVAGVLLGHFMPELGESLKPLGDAFIKIVKMIIAPVIFLTVATGIAGMTNMGAVGRVTGKAMLYFITFSTLALIVGMIVANLVQPGKGLNIDPTVLESDKVATYVEKAHDATVVDFFMNIIPKTLVSPLVGGDILQVLFVAVLFGLAVAAVGEKGKPITELLTNLTAPVFYLVGMLMKLAPIGAFGAMAYTIGAFGISSIGNLLLLILTFYITSLLFVLVILGAVARYNGFSILDLIRYIKDELWLVLGTSSSEAALPTLMTKMEKAGCEKSVVGLVIPTGYSFNLDGTNIYMTMAALFIAQACNIDLTIWEQLTILLVAMVSSKGAAGVTGAGFITLAATLSVVPALPVAGMALILGIDRFMSECRALTNLVGNACATIVIARWDNALDKEQLDATLKKKI; encoded by the coding sequence ATGGATATTCAAGTTGATGAGCAATCTCAGCAGCCACCCAAGAAGCAAAAATTTTATCAAATTCTTTATGTTCAAGTGATTTTTGCAATTGTAGCAGGTGTTTTGCTTGGTCACTTTATGCCAGAACTCGGTGAAAGCTTAAAACCACTAGGCGATGCTTTCATTAAAATCGTAAAAATGATTATTGCACCTGTTATTTTCTTAACAGTGGCAACGGGTATTGCTGGCATGACCAATATGGGGGCGGTCGGTCGTGTTACTGGTAAAGCAATGCTTTACTTCATTACCTTCTCTACCTTGGCATTGATCGTAGGTATGATTGTTGCAAACCTTGTTCAGCCGGGTAAGGGGTTGAATATTGATCCTACTGTTTTAGAAAGCGACAAAGTTGCCACCTATGTTGAAAAAGCACATGATGCGACGGTCGTTGACTTCTTCATGAATATCATTCCGAAGACGCTTGTGAGCCCTTTGGTTGGCGGTGATATTTTACAAGTACTTTTTGTGGCTGTACTTTTTGGTTTGGCAGTTGCCGCAGTAGGTGAGAAAGGCAAGCCAATCACTGAATTATTAACCAACCTGACTGCACCAGTGTTCTACTTGGTGGGTATGTTAATGAAACTCGCGCCAATTGGTGCATTCGGTGCAATGGCGTATACCATTGGTGCATTTGGTATCTCAAGTATTGGTAATTTATTGTTATTGATTCTGACGTTCTATATCACATCATTGTTATTCGTTTTGGTTATTTTGGGTGCTGTTGCACGTTATAACGGTTTCTCTATTTTAGATTTAATTCGTTATATCAAAGACGAATTGTGGTTGGTACTGGGTACAAGCTCATCTGAAGCAGCTTTACCGACATTGATGACCAAAATGGAAAAAGCGGGTTGTGAAAAGTCTGTGGTCGGTTTGGTTATTCCAACAGGTTATTCATTTAACCTTGATGGTACCAATATCTACATGACCATGGCGGCGCTATTTATTGCGCAAGCTTGTAATATCGATTTGACCATTTGGGAGCAGTTAACCATTTTACTTGTCGCGATGGTCAGTTCTAAAGGTGCAGCTGGGGTGACAGGTGCAGGCTTTATTACACTTGCAGCGACATTGTCTGTTGTTCCTGCTTTGCCTGTTGCGGGTATGGCCTTGATTCTGGGTATTGACCGTTTCATGTCAGAATGCCGTGCGCTCACCAACTTGGTGGGTAATGCATGCGCTACAATCGTAATTGCGCGTTGGGATAATGCGTTAGATAAAGAACAATTAGATGCGACCTTAAAAAAGAAAATATAA
- a CDS encoding YeeE/YedE family protein, with the protein MSIIAAKSDRSQLSVWVAIFLLLVGMIGAYQIVGINQALLFSIGGALGMTLYHASFGFTSSWRVFIKERRGRGLRAQMIMLGVAVLLFFPALGAGELFGNPVKGNISPVSMSVMIGAFIFGIGMQLGGGCASGTLYTVGGGSSRMLITLFFFCTGSLIATTHLDWWFNLPHLAPISVVASLGVVPALLINFVLFALIALATIYFEKKRHGSLELEPESEYQGWKRFIRGPWPLIWGGIILTLLNFATLALAGRPWGVTSALAVWAAKVAAFGGIDVASWAYWQIPGNAKALSESLWFDITSMMNFGIMLGALLAASLAGKFAPRLNIPKRSIVAAVIGGLMLGYGARLAYGCNIGAYFSGIASGSVHGWLWLIFAFIGNSVGVKLRPVFFPDEKPQSEKLTGC; encoded by the coding sequence ATGTCTATTATCGCAGCAAAATCTGATCGCTCCCAGTTATCGGTTTGGGTGGCTATTTTCCTATTATTGGTGGGTATGATCGGCGCTTATCAAATCGTAGGTATAAACCAAGCGCTGCTGTTTTCAATTGGTGGCGCTTTAGGTATGACCTTATATCATGCTTCTTTTGGCTTCACTTCGAGCTGGCGTGTATTTATTAAAGAACGGCGTGGTCGTGGATTGCGCGCTCAAATGATCATGCTTGGTGTTGCAGTATTATTGTTTTTCCCAGCACTCGGTGCAGGTGAGCTTTTCGGCAATCCAGTGAAAGGTAATATCAGCCCCGTGTCTATGTCGGTCATGATAGGTGCCTTCATTTTTGGTATTGGTATGCAACTCGGTGGCGGCTGTGCATCAGGAACACTCTATACTGTAGGTGGTGGTAGTTCTCGTATGCTCATCACCTTATTCTTCTTCTGTACAGGTTCTTTAATTGCGACCACGCATCTAGACTGGTGGTTCAATCTACCTCATCTTGCACCTATTTCTGTGGTGGCAAGTCTAGGCGTCGTGCCTGCGCTACTTATCAACTTTGTGTTGTTTGCACTCATTGCGCTAGCCACTATATATTTTGAGAAGAAACGTCATGGCTCGCTTGAGCTTGAACCCGAGAGTGAATATCAAGGTTGGAAGCGTTTCATACGCGGTCCATGGCCACTCATCTGGGGCGGTATTATTTTAACCCTGCTCAACTTTGCCACTTTAGCTTTGGCAGGTCGTCCTTGGGGTGTAACCTCTGCGTTGGCAGTTTGGGCGGCAAAAGTAGCAGCATTCGGTGGTATTGATGTTGCGTCTTGGGCCTATTGGCAAATACCAGGCAATGCCAAAGCACTGTCAGAATCACTGTGGTTTGATATCACCTCCATGATGAACTTCGGTATCATGTTGGGTGCTTTATTGGCAGCAAGCTTAGCTGGAAAATTTGCACCTCGCTTAAACATTCCGAAACGTTCAATTGTTGCGGCGGTAATCGGTGGCTTAATGCTCGGTTACGGCGCACGTTTAGCATATGGCTGTAATATCGGTGCTTACTTCAGCGGCATTGCGTCAGGCAGCGTACACGGATGGTTATGGCTCATTTTTGCCTTTATTGGCAATAGTGTCGGTGTAAAACTCCGTCCTGTCTTTTTTCCAGATGAAAAACCGCAGTCTGAAAAATTGACTGGTTGTTAA
- a CDS encoding VIT1/CCC1 transporter family protein encodes MSISQHEQPHYIHRTGWLRASVLGANDGIISVTSLVLGMAASGASNHTLFISCIAGLIAGALSMAAGEYISVKSQSDIEEADLKFEANELEKNPHLELAELTQIYIQRGVNPKLAHEVAVELMDHDALQAHARDEIGINEMTSAKPILAAWSSALSFSLGAFFPLMAILFSSAENLMLIVGLVGACSLGLLGVMSGYFTGTSMLKGCIRVMLWGIAAMLLTSWLGSLFNV; translated from the coding sequence ATGTCGATATCTCAGCATGAACAGCCTCACTATATTCACCGCACTGGATGGTTACGCGCCTCAGTCCTCGGGGCCAATGATGGGATTATTTCTGTCACCAGTTTAGTTTTGGGCATGGCAGCAAGTGGCGCATCCAATCACACCCTTTTTATCAGCTGTATTGCGGGCCTTATTGCTGGTGCTTTATCTATGGCTGCAGGTGAATACATTTCAGTTAAATCTCAATCTGATATTGAAGAAGCAGATTTAAAATTTGAAGCCAATGAACTAGAAAAAAATCCTCATTTGGAGCTAGCTGAGCTTACACAGATCTATATTCAACGTGGCGTTAATCCCAAGCTTGCGCATGAAGTTGCGGTAGAGCTTATGGATCATGATGCCTTGCAAGCACATGCACGTGATGAAATTGGGATTAATGAAATGACCAGTGCTAAACCCATACTCGCTGCTTGGTCATCTGCCCTTTCCTTTTCATTGGGTGCATTTTTTCCACTCATGGCGATTTTGTTCAGCTCTGCTGAAAATTTGATGCTTATCGTTGGGCTGGTTGGCGCGTGTTCTTTAGGTTTATTGGGTGTCATGTCGGGTTATTTTACAGGGACATCTATGCTAAAAGGTTGTATTCGCGTCATGCTCTGGGGAATTGCTGCGATGCTGTTAACAAGCTGGCTTGGTTCTTTATTTAATGTTTGA